In Streptomyces sp. NBC_00344, the genomic window CGCTGTCCACTCCGGTAGAAGATCACCGCTCGAGCGGGAGCGCAGATGAACATGGACGAGATACATGATGTGCCCTCAGGTTCGCACAGCACTGTCATGACGGTCGTTCCTTACCGGCACATGCCGCATCAGGTCTGAACCGGCATATTCCAGCCTGCTCTCTTGCCTAGCAAATTCCTGTCCCGTACCGTCAACTCACCCTCGCGGCGCTTGATCTCGCCGACTGTTTTGGCTGTCTTGGATTCTGGACACTGGACCGGAGCTACGTGACGGATGCTTGATCTCCTCGGACTTGACGCTGTCGCAGAATCCGTCTATCGGGGGATGCTCGGGCGCCCCCAGGGGGTGGCCGAACTCTGTTCGCTGCTGGACCTCTCCGAGCGTGACGTACGGGATGCGCTGGACCGGCTGAGCGCGATGGCCCTGGTACGCGCCTCCGTCAACGACCCCGATGAGCTTCATGCGGTCAGCCCGCACGTGGGGATGGAACTCCTTCTCTCCGAGCAGCAGGCGCAGGTCGCCGCCCAGCAGCAGCGGCTCGAGGCGAGCCGTGCGGCCGCGGCGAGACTGATCCTCGAGTACGACGGCCAGCAGCAGCCGGGCGGCTCGGGGGTGCGCTATCTCGAGAGCCTGGAGTCCATCCGCGACCATCTGGCGTCCCTGCACAACCATGTCGCCCAGGAGCTCCTGACGTTCGCACCGGGAGGACCGCAGACCGTCGCCAACATGGAAGCCTCCAAACCGCTCAACCAGCAGTTGCTGGAGCGCGGAGTGGAAATGCGGACCGTCTACCTCGAAAGCATCCGCAGCGACCCGGACACTCTTGAGCACGCACACTGGCTCACCCAGCGCGGCTGCCAGGTGCGCACGGTGCCGTCGCTGCCGAACCGGATGATCATTTACGACCGGAAGTCAGTGATCATCGCGTCCGACACGGACAACACCGCGGCCGGCGCCGTGGAGCTGACCTCCCAGGGCATGATCGCCCCACTGCACGCACTGTTCGAGAGCGTGTGGCAGTCCGCAGACCCTCTGGAAGTTCGGGTGCAGCCGGATCCCGGCTCCCTCACTCGTCAGCAGGCCGAAGCTCTGCGGTTGCTGGCCCAGGGGTGCACGGACGAGGCTATCGCGAAGCGGCTCGGCGTCTCCACTCGTACATCACGTCGGATCGCGGCCGGGCTGATGACCTATCTCGGTGCACGCAGCCGATTTCAGGCCGGTGTCTACGCGGTGCAGAAGGGCTATCTGCCGTCCTGCCC contains:
- a CDS encoding helix-turn-helix transcriptional regulator, producing the protein MLDLLGLDAVAESVYRGMLGRPQGVAELCSLLDLSERDVRDALDRLSAMALVRASVNDPDELHAVSPHVGMELLLSEQQAQVAAQQQRLEASRAAAARLILEYDGQQQPGGSGVRYLESLESIRDHLASLHNHVAQELLTFAPGGPQTVANMEASKPLNQQLLERGVEMRTVYLESIRSDPDTLEHAHWLTQRGCQVRTVPSLPNRMIIYDRKSVIIASDTDNTAAGAVELTSQGMIAPLHALFESVWQSADPLEVRVQPDPGSLTRQQAEALRLLAQGCTDEAIAKRLGVSTRTSRRIAAGLMTYLGARSRFQAGVYAVQKGYLPSCPD